Within Coffea arabica cultivar ET-39 chromosome 4e, Coffea Arabica ET-39 HiFi, whole genome shotgun sequence, the genomic segment TTAAACTGTTTACCTTCTGCTTCCATGGCCTCTGCATCTTTACTCATCAAGGTACTTTCAAGTATTTGCTCACTACAGAAACTCAACGACAAATGTATCAACTTCCACTTGTTAATATTTAAACCGACTGATACATATTTACATCTTTACAAGCTAGCTGCACAGCAACTGAACTATAAAGGTGCAGCTATATGAACAACAGGTAAAAAATCAAACCAACAGTTCAGTCGGGTCTAGAACTTCCTTTAACAAATTGCTTAAAATTCAACTTCTCGCCTAAATCCTGGATATCACTAActacaaattcatttcaatataGCATACTTCATTTATATTTGACCAATGCCGCCATACATCTAATACAAGCATACTCAACTGGTAATCCACATTAAAGTTTCAATCTTTCCAATTAAAaaccaaagtgcaaaaagggaaACTAACAGTTAAATATCACgccaaaaggggaaaaaagccAAAAAGAGAAAACCCAAAACAGACAGCCGAGTAAAATTCACAACCCAGAGAAAGAATGGTCTAATTCTGTCAGAAGTTTACAActaaaaaggaacaaaaaagaTTTGATTTTACCATGAAATTACTGCAACAATACTCACAAACAAATAGAGCCCAcaaaacaattttcttcaaaatttgcATATATCCAGTTATCTATCGACACATACGTGAGATATTTAAGAGAATTATTACCTCAGATATTCCAAGTGCGTCGACTCTCAAGTAGTTGGAGGTTAGAGAAGCTAATGATTGAAACTATGCCTGGGTCTTGCAATTTAAAGCGGTGGATTTTGGAGCTGAGTTGTTGGAGGAAGTCAATAGCTTTTAGTATTATTCTTGTCCGAGGCCGCACAGCCCAAACATGCAGGTGTCAATAATATATGTAGTACTTTCGGCGAAGATGGAAAGGAGTAAtacaatttttagtttttattttaccaTCTTTTTTGGGAATGacggaaagaaaaggaaagaagtaaagaaaagaacttgacatcttttgtttttcttattttgtcttAGAGTTTAAGAGAAAAGATGAAATCCTTTTAGGCAGATTAATATTATTACTACtattattaatacatttatgttATGTTCTAACATTTTTTGTTACAATTTTCATCTCAAAAAAACTTATATTATATGGTATGTATTTGATGTTAGGCTCTCAAGTTATCTTACATTTTtagtatcttatttttttcctcATTTTAAAACTACCAAACAAGAGAAAAATCTTTGTTTCCTACTCTATTTTCTTTGTTATATTCGTATTGTTTAGGCTTTAAGTTGAAAAATTAGAAGTTATTATGTTCATCCTACGTTAAGTTTTAATTTACAAGATTCTCATATTATGGAGGTAGAAACATCTTTTAAAATATGGAGGCAAATGAATAAAAAGCGACTGAAAACTAGTGTCTTAATAGTATTACCTCTTTCTTAATGGATTTTATGAGGTAATTTTGCCTACCAAATCGGTCAATAAtctttttttcaattcatttaCTTTCAATATTCTACTTCTTTACTCTCACAACTTTAAGTTCCTTCTtctttacttttcttctttagATTTCCATAAAAAGGATTAGAAATTGGGGCTCTTGAGGATGTTTTAGTGACAAATGACCTTAGTTTCATAACGTGCATCATGAAGTTTGCTAGAATAGGCGGAGTGTAGGGGAACAGACACAAAAAATGATAGGCAATTTCATTAATAAAAAGGGAAAGTTAAGCCTGCCAGCGTCTCAGATTTCATGTTCACCCTCGATCAGGAAAAGAGGCTATAATCTTAGGGAAAATCTTCTCGTTCATTGTCTCACATCTGCTAGGAAGACCAATATTCTATTCGACTTCTCCAAGGAAGAAACGGATAAGAAATAATACACATTATTGATTTCTGCGCAGTTAAAGACCAGACAGTCTTAATATCGCTCAAGGGATGATGAGCTCACAACTTCGAAGGCCAAACATGATAAAGAGTGCTGCAACTCTACCACCAGCACGATTCCTCCAACTCTGCTTCAGAAGGGAAACAGCAAAAGCTGGACGGTATTGAATATTGATTCAGCTTAAAAGCTAAAGATAAAATGTCACTAGTTCATCTGAGTTCACTGCCCGCAAGGGGAAGATCCTTCCAAGGTGTCTAAAGAACAAAACAGTAAATGCTAAAATTGTCTTTGACTGGTAGGAATACAGAGCACATTCCCATCTCAGACAATCAGTCTACTGTTGAAAAACAAGAACCTAATTTATACACATCGATAAACTCCATCACATAAGAAGAGGCCGCacgggagagagagagagagagagagacagaagGGAAGAAACATCAGATGGGATCTGAAAATTCTAAAATCATCCACTTCTGATGCGCTGAAACAGAAATTACCAAGCAAAAAAGGAGACAATAAGCAACAACATACACGGAGAACAAACTGAAGTTTCTTCTCAAGAAGATGCATCCAGATTTGGTGGTGCTTCTGGGTAAGATAGACTAAAGGATGGAAGGAGCCAGCCTCTTTCTTTAGCATACTCCAGATAGAAACCAAATTTGTCCTTGGCATTTGGAATGTCGAGTGCCAGATCGTCAAGTCCATCCTTGATCCTTCCATACCCTTTGGTCATCTGATTGATAGTAATCAGCCCCTCATTGAAACCCTCTTGGAGCAAATCCAGCATCCTATCATTCTTCTTCTCCATTGCCATTACCAGAGCTTTCTTCACTACCTCATGATTGAAGAAGGGCATAGCAAGATCCCGAATGCATTGACAAGCTTCACTGACAACACCTCCACTTTCATATTCTTCAAGGAGCTTCAGTATCTTATCCTTGGCATCTTCCACAGCCCAGCCAGTCCCGCCACCCCAACACCTCAGAATCCTCTCTCCACCATGACGTGCAGCTACAAGTGATCGAGCCATACGGACAGTTTCAGTCCCGCTACATTTTGGTGGCAGCCTGCTGGCTATCTCTTCCAAATTCAGTGGAGCAAGGACATCATCAATAACAGCCCTAGCCAGGAAAAGAGCAAGTTCATTTGAAGCATCTAAAATGTCCAGCGCTGTGTCTTCTGCAGATTCCAACAGCAAGACAAAACCATTAACTATGTCTTcagttgaaaaaatctcaatatGCAGAGCAGAGAGTAATATGGAGGCCATCTCCTTTTCTCTGTTCTTCCGATCCATGGCAAGGGTGATGAGCTTCTTCAAAAATATCGGGTTAAACTCAGGTGCCGCAAGATCTTCCAGACTCCGAATTAATTCAGGAATATCATCCGATAGAAAGTACTCATGAATTATGGTAACCACCTCTTTTTTGTATCGTCTCAACTTCTCATCATCTTTGTCCTGCACCTCCCCATCTTTACCTGAGGATTTCAGGAAAGATGCATCAAGCCATCCTTCAGATATTGCCACAGGCACCAAAGACTGGAACAATGTCTTGGCAGAAGGAATATCAAGGGCAAGGTCATCAAGGCTCTCAGCTAGGCGAACAAAACCCTTAACCATTTGACTGGAACTTATCAAACCTTCCTCAGCAGCCTCTTTTAATAACTTCCTAATGAGTGGTTCTGCTGTACGAATCTCCATGGCTAGAACCAAAGCTCTCTTCACAACTTCATGATGGAAAAATGAAACTCCCAACTGCCTAATGCACCTACAGGCTTCAGAGGTATCTCCACTCTCAACATATTCCCTCAAAAGGTCAGCTATCTTTTTCTTCACTTCCTCCACAGTGAGATGGGTGCTACCACCCCACCGCCTCTCTACAAGTTCAGCATGATGTGGAGCAGAGAGATAGCTTTTCTCAGCAGTTTGCAGGACTTGAAGTCCTTTTGAGGATTCTGGAAGAGTTTTCCCTGCCCTTGTGATGAATGCTGGAGGGAGAATGTCATCAACCACAGCTCGAGCTACAAATAAGGCAAGAATGTCAACTGCATCCAGAATGTCAACTTCAAGATCATCAGCAGACTCCAACAGCAAGAAAAAACCCTGACTAATCTGGGCTGAGCTGATAACATCAGCATAAAGAGCTGAAAGCAAAACTGAAGCCATTTCTTTCTCCTTGTCATGCCTGTCCATCGCCATAGAAACAAGTCTTTTGACAAAGTAGGGATGGTATTCACTTGATCGTAGTTCTCTGAGGTCGGAAGCAGCTACATCAACATCACCAGTGGTGAAGTATTCCTCAATAAGGGACACTACAGCTTTCTTATATTCATCCAATGGATCACAGACAGCGGACCCAACAAGCTCATAGGGTTCCTGTCAAAGTTAGCAGGACGAAGTAAAATAAGCCAATAATCTGAGGTACCAAGTAAAGCAATAATAACTCCATTATCATGCAGAACCCAAGCATCATCGAATAGGTAATCAACAGATAGACAGTCACCATAATTAGACCCCAAAAAAAAGGTACTTAAGAAAGAATCAGATCAGGCAGAGAAGTTACCTCCCCACTATCATAGTTGGGATCATTCCGATCAATACGGAACTCACCATCAGTATCAAGTAACTTTCCCCAGGTTCCCTTACCACCTCCTCCGTCTGAttcacaattcatcaaaaaaaACTTTCTGAATCAAAGCCTGAAGGTACTAACCAGAATGTGAActaaaataaagcatttaaaccAGATCCAGAGCATCAGCAATACAATGTACATTTTTTGTATCcaaaattgagaggaaaaactGCTAGAAAAATTTTAAGACCAGAGTGCATCAAACTCAGCACTGTTCACAGAATTAACGTTAAtcatattaaaaagaaaaaatagcacATGCCGATCATAATTTGCTTATGAGGAAATTATTTAGTAAATTTTCAGTATTGAATTGAATATGTTTACGTTAATGTTCAAGGGTTCACTGGTGCTTGCCAAATTGGCTCATCCTGTTGTTTACCTTCCAGACTTGTGTGTCTAATACGACACAGTACCTCAAGTTAGAAGCAGTCTTATGGCTAATGATATTAAAATGAAGCTCCAGATCTCATATTCTGAAATCTATTGCAAGGGAAAACAGCAGCGCATGAATAAAGGGAAAATCAGATGGGACAATGTCATTCATGGAGCAAAATCTCATGCAGACAGGAAAAAGGAAAGCTTCATAGTCTGCAAACAGTACTCATAATAGCAGATACTGTGATCATGTGAtgtagaagaaaaagaaaagggaaatttgctacaaggagctgaaattttgtatttacaAGTCAGACAAAATAGCAGTTGATACCAGTAATGACCTCAaaactgcaaaaaaaaaaaaaaaaatagtgagaGTAAAAGTCCAAATTTGTCCTCGAAGACTCATTGAAGACGCTCTGCCACGAAAAGTTGATCCCTTCCCCCCCAGCCCAAGTCTaacaaaaagaagagagagagtgtttcaCTGTTAACAAGTGGCACTTCATCTTACCCATGGTGCAACAAATATGAAAGTGCAGAACAAAAACATCAATCACTTGATTACACTTGGTGAAAAACGTTAAAGTTACTCATGGTTACAGGCGTTTGCATTAAAATGGGAGGGAGCAAAGCAAGTAAATATCAAATCTCCATGGTTACAGATGCTCCTTGTTGTAATGAAAACATTAACACAACTGTAAGCATCATCACCAACCCTATGATCAGAACTTACACTTATAACTTGCTCATATTCACACCAACAGATTTAAATGCACAATGTAAGGATATTTGCACACATATATACCTGCCATTTTCCATCTATAGAGCTTGTATCTTTATGGTATCCAAGCTCAACACAAGATTGATCAGTGCCAATTTAAACCGACACATTCAGTAGTAGCATATGTAGCAGAAACAACTAAAACCAAGCAAATAGTTAACATTCAATTCATCAATCACGGAGAACAAATCCATAACAGAACCTACTTAAGAAACCAGCAAGAATCAAGGCTTACCCTTCTTGACTCGAATGTACTTTCCGGAATGCGATCTCCGCACATGCCTAACCGAAGCCCCACCAGCCGCAGAAGCCCTGCCACCACCCAGAGCCTTTACATGATGCTCTTTCGGGGATGGAGACTTGGGAGTCGGAGAATTCAGAGATGAAGACAATATCTCCGCATTCTGAGTCGCTATTTTCAGCATCTCCCTTTGCTCCTCCGTCAAAAATCCCTCACCAGATGCCATTTCTTACCTATCAAACAAACCCTACACCACAAAaatatcaaatcaaaataaacaaaaacttCAATAGGACACAATCCTACAAAGAATCCAGTAATAAAAATCCAACCCACTCAAAcgaaaagcaaaaataaaacataaatCAGAAAATCTTCGAAAAccaaaaaattattcaaaacaaaaaaaatctatcCACACTCAAACATGCATTTCCCAGAAAACTCTAATCAATCAATTCAAAGGAAAAAACTTACTAAATAATCCAAATCACTCAAAGCAAAATGCAAAACAAAACATAATCAGAAAATCTTCAAAACcagaaacacacacacacacaaaagaaAACAGCTACGGATACTCGAGACACATTTTCCACAAAATTCCAATAATCCTATAtaaattgagaggaaaaaaattactaaaaaatcACCTCAGAGCGAACTCAGGAAAAAGAGAGAGCCGGAGTTTCCAGCGTTATCTTGGCTCGGATCTCGAGCCAAGACAGCAGAAAACCGCAGAAGAAAACCAGAACCAAATCCCAATCGATCCTCCTTATCGCCGTCTTTTCCAGTTttccccacacacacacacagcaACACACTCTACTGTGTGTTCCTGTTTCTCCCTATATATATAAACCCTAGAGAAATGATACCATATCCAATCCCCCCTCTATCTGtatatatctatatctatatatgtATTTTTTATATTGACAACGAGAGATGAAagcgaagagagagaaaatctgaagagagagaaagtaaaagacagaaaaaaaagggaaaggaaaaagaaatggatgaattttctggagttatatatatattacgaACTGCTCCTGCTgctgagagggagagagagagagagaggagaggaggCCGCTATTCTGCTAAATGCTAATGCCAATGGAACGGAGGTTGCTGCTGGTGGTATTATAGAACTGGAACCGGATGGGCTCTCTTTGACACGTCAGCTCCTGGGTCGAGCTTTGTACACGTGGTTTTGGATTTCTTTCTTCGGTTGTGGCGCGGGCCCGggtttttttgggtttttcgATTTCTCTTGCGGCTTCGGCCTTTcgggttttctttctttcttttttttttttggcttttggtTTTGGATGTGAAGTTACGGAAGGGCCCCTGGGTTTGGTGGGGTAGTGGGCTTGGATTTGTTTAACTGTACATGAGTGGATGAGTTTGGGGAACTGCAGGCTGGTTTAATCAATTGTACCGTGTGCATTAATGGTTGTACCTTTTAGTGGTGATGCGTGTTTAACGGTGACAATGAAAGGTCATTTCCCCGTTTTGGACGGTGATTAGAAAGGTCTCATGGAGAATTTCTTGAGTGGATCCGGTCTATGGCTTCACTCGTGAACCTTGTGATTATTAATGTGTGTCGAGAAAAATCAATACGACACCGTGTGATATCAACGTGATCACATCGAGGACTTGAATGATACATCGAGGACTTGAATGATACATGTTTTTATGATGACATGGTACCTTATTTAGCCCCTTTCCTTTCCTGTTGTAATTTTAAATGTACGGTCTTATCTTTAGTTTTTGCAACAACCTCccttaagattatcataattaTGAGCTTGCCTTTTAGGCCTTGAAATCATGGCGAAACGGTTTTCTGATTACAAGACAGCAAATATTTCCTAATTTGTAATATTAGCATAAAAAACTAGTGTTTCACTTCCATTAATGGATGCGATTATGGATGGACAATGGATAGCAGAAGAGATTACTGAGAAGTATTTATAACAGTACAGTaggatcaaaaatggaaaataacAAAGCTTTTGACTGAATTGTGCTTCCGATTGCATGCATACTAGAAAAATTTTAGTAGCGTGTAACGATTGAACCTCTGGTTTATGATCAATGGCTTTATCTATGCATTTCTCCACTCTGGAAGGTGATTAGAAAAGCTTCATGAAATTTCATACGTAGAACTACTCTGTCGGTAAGGCTTGTAGCTATTGATGTGTTATACCCTATTGGTGAACCTTGTAATTATCGATATGTTATATTTGATCGGTGACCCCTGTAACTATCGATGTTTCAAATTTTATAGGTGAACCTTGTAACTATCATACATCATAAACATTAATACTATGACATCATGTGATATTAACTTATCTATCGTCAACGTTCATACCTCTCTATAATATCGTCAACGTTCATGTATCAAAACCATGAACGATTGTAGCGAACATGCATCAAAATCTTGGGTGATCATAGTAAAGACTTGTACGACATGTGTTTCTATGATGTAATACTACATATTTAGCCCTTTTTCCCCCAAGCCAGATGAAAATTTCGAAAGCACTAtcttatttttcattaaattgcAACAGCCTCCCTTAAGACTTTCACATTTATGACCCTTTAGACTTTGAATTCATCGAGAGTTCTTTTTATGTTACATGACGGTAAAtctttccaaataaaaggtAGTATGTCATTTCTAATGGATGCCATTACGAATAAACGATGGATTGGACGATATATTACTACAAACTAGTTATAATAACTGACAGGATAGTGGTTCTGATTTCATACAAAAGTTATAGAGGAGGTCTATGTAATTATATCAAACCTCATGCATGGGAAGGTCAATGAAATTAACCGCTGATCAGTtgttggttcatttggataaaCATATAGCTGAGTAGTGAATAGTAGTACTTCATCTGGACCAAAAGAAAACCGTAAATTCATCTCATAGTATGAGATTACGTGCAAAAAGTTATTGCATGGGAAGCACAGccattataaaatcataatcgAAGTACATTATTCAAAGGATAGGAGGAACAGATTCTGATGGAGGATTAATAAACAGGTGGTTAGTGGGTATTGGACTTTGATGCTAGGTCAGTTGAGTGATAGACGGAAGTTTTTGTCCCGACCTTGACTTCCAtggcattttttctttctgttCTTGGTCAATTTTCTTGCAATTCTATCACTAGAAAGCCTACCCGGACTGAATTGCAGTCAGaaaacatcaaaattttgaatttgaaaatgtGTATAGGACTACTATAACAGAAGGGTGTGTTTTAAGGTCATTAAATTTCCTATAGTGATGGAACTACTGATGCGTTGTTACGCTGCTTTGCCATTTGATATATTATATCTTTCCAAATGTAATTAATGAGCATCATTACTGTGGACAAAAGAAagttgctctctttcttttaaGTACAAGTGAAATAGACACACCTTATGTGtgtaaattaaaacaaaatattCTTAAGGAGAAAAGTTGAAAGTTGTTCGTGTGAGATGATTATTGAAGGTTTTATTGggcttgtatttttttttcgcAGATAATGTGGTAGTTACTAGTTTGTCATTTATTGTAAATGAGGTGAAGAAGAAGATAATTTAAAAAGTGACCCAAAAAAACGAAAAACGAAAAACTTAAAACCACTAGAGATAGAAGCCTTCTCCCATTTCTTTTTaaatcctatatatatatatatatatatatatatatatatatatatatatatatatatatatatatatatatataaagaagcTTGTAGGTGACTGTAATTTTTCATTTGCCATCTTTGGGATAATTTAGGTGGGGAAAAAATCAAATGCAAGTGATTAAGCCAAATGTGCAACGTTACAATGTATAGTTGAGTTAGGTTTGACTATTGTGTCCTCTCATTTGCAATTGACTTATATTCCACGTGATTATCAAGCTTTTAAGTGGTGTTTAAACCACTTACAAATGTAATTGCAATACTCTTTATCTTCTTTTATAATTGTTGGGTAGCTTTTATAACTACAATAATAGAAGGTCTTAATGCTAAAAATGATTGGTTGAGGAAGTATTTAATAATGAACATGATTGGTTTTGGTTCATATTTCTAATCTGTTACAAATATATTTGTAGTGCTCTTCAACTTGACAATAATGGAGGCTTTTAATATTGAAGAATGTTGCTTCAAGTGCTTGCGCTCAATCTTTTGTTATGGGTGTTTGAACATGTATGCTCATTTACATTCTCTTTTTCTGGAGCTTTGGATATTTAGAACtgtgagttttctattgcaataTTTTCTCAATATCTATTGTATGAATATGGGCATTTCATTATGGAATACATGATATATACATATGAATATCCATAGGAATCTTTATACATTTTCTAACTatatttccaaaatttgatGTTCGTGACTGCAGGTGGTTAAACTGCGACTAAAGATTATCTATTGACTGCAATTTCATGACCAAGGTAGGATCTAAATTTGACCTTATAGTTGATACATGTTAATTGTTGATTGGATATGGCTATGATTGTATTATAATGGTATTTATAGTAACAAAGGTAATGATGCTTTTGCTATTGTTGTTGTGGTATGATGTTATTATTTACTACAATCCTATTTCTTTTACttataaatttgttttcctttataAGTTTGttgatttggccaatttacTTATAATTTCATGCACTTCAACTAATGCAATTAAACAAATTACCATGCAGTTCTAATTCTACTatcttttttataaatttatttgaataaatattttatcacATAGGTTAAAACTCCCGCGCTTAGTGACTGCTTCCCCCTTAgttattattttatattatattttatatatccTTATACTATGTAAGAATGAGTTTGGGTCAAAGAATGGCTTTGAATTTCAACCGTAAGAGTAGGGGCATTTTGGGATTGTAAGGTTGTTTTGAATGTAGTTATAACGTTGAGTGCTACTTAAGATAGCATGtgtatttttatatttactgaaatgttcttgtgatttgttcaaagtTTTAGGTATTTTGGGAATGTGTGATTATGTGGTTGTCTTTTCTACAATGGATATAACCCATGATAgcatataagaatgagtttggGTCAAAAAATGGCTTTGAATTTCAACCGTAAGAGTATGGGCATTTTGGGATTGTAAGGTTGTTTTGAATGTAGTTATAACGTTGGGTACTACTTAATATAGCATGtgtatttttatatttactgaaatgttcttgtgatttgttcaaaggtttgggtattttaGGAATGTGTGATTATGTGGTTATCTTTTCTATAATGGGTATAACCCATGATAGTTTCTTTATTGGTGTAATTATTTAAATGTCCTTATAGAGGCATTTATTGGCATGTGTTAGTTAAATTATAAGTAATATCAATTATTACCATTGCTTTACTGTTATAACTTGAAGACATTCAAATACCATTTTCATCTCAATTAAAGCATTTATTAAGGAATTTATGACTAAGCATCAGtttcatcttcatttcttcaaaaGTCCTCTCCTTCACATTCTTCCGTTATGTTCCTTTCATCTTCCAGTAAATACTTATTTGTATTGCCATTGTACTCTAGATTTCAATATGGTTTTATGCTGAAACTATTCTTGGTGGTTTAGCTTGAGGTgagcttttattattttttatggtATGATTTGCTTTGTAAAATCATAGTTTCTATTGTGAGCTAAATGCTTCTATTCCGAAATTAGATACTTTGTTAGCGTAATTTAGTGTTAATATTTTTTCCACAAATTTGGTTGTAGTGTACAATTTAAACGGTGTGATTTTGTTGGAATAGGTTTGGAGCAACAATGAGAAAAAAGTTTTTGCATGGAGTATT encodes:
- the LOC113742751 gene encoding MA3 DOMAIN-CONTAINING TRANSLATION REGULATORY FACTOR 1-like isoform X1, which encodes MASGEGFLTEEQREMLKIATQNAEILSSSLNSPTPKSPSPKEHHVKALGGGRASAAGGASVRHVRRSHSGKYIRVKKDGGGGKGTWGKLLDTDGEFRIDRNDPNYDSGEEPYELVGSAVCDPLDEYKKAVVSLIEEYFTTGDVDVAASDLRELRSSEYHPYFVKRLVSMAMDRHDKEKEMASVLLSALYADVISSAQISQGFFLLLESADDLEVDILDAVDILALFVARAVVDDILPPAFITRAGKTLPESSKGLQVLQTAEKSYLSAPHHAELVERRWGGSTHLTVEEVKKKIADLLREYVESGDTSEACRCIRQLGVSFFHHEVVKRALVLAMEIRTAEPLIRKLLKEAAEEGLISSSQMVKGFVRLAESLDDLALDIPSAKTLFQSLVPVAISEGWLDASFLKSSGKDGEVQDKDDEKLRRYKKEVVTIIHEYFLSDDIPELIRSLEDLAAPEFNPIFLKKLITLAMDRKNREKEMASILLSALHIEIFSTEDIVNGFVLLLESAEDTALDILDASNELALFLARAVIDDVLAPLNLEEIASRLPPKCSGTETVRMARSLVAARHGGERILRCWGGGTGWAVEDAKDKILKLLEEYESGGVVSEACQCIRDLAMPFFNHEVVKKALVMAMEKKNDRMLDLLQEGFNEGLITINQMTKGYGRIKDGLDDLALDIPNAKDKFGFYLEYAKERGWLLPSFSLSYPEAPPNLDASS
- the LOC113742751 gene encoding MA3 DOMAIN-CONTAINING TRANSLATION REGULATORY FACTOR 1-like isoform X2, with the protein product MADGGGGKGTWGKLLDTDGEFRIDRNDPNYDSGEEPYELVGSAVCDPLDEYKKAVVSLIEEYFTTGDVDVAASDLRELRSSEYHPYFVKRLVSMAMDRHDKEKEMASVLLSALYADVISSAQISQGFFLLLESADDLEVDILDAVDILALFVARAVVDDILPPAFITRAGKTLPESSKGLQVLQTAEKSYLSAPHHAELVERRWGGSTHLTVEEVKKKIADLLREYVESGDTSEACRCIRQLGVSFFHHEVVKRALVLAMEIRTAEPLIRKLLKEAAEEGLISSSQMVKGFVRLAESLDDLALDIPSAKTLFQSLVPVAISEGWLDASFLKSSGKDGEVQDKDDEKLRRYKKEVVTIIHEYFLSDDIPELIRSLEDLAAPEFNPIFLKKLITLAMDRKNREKEMASILLSALHIEIFSTEDIVNGFVLLLESAEDTALDILDASNELALFLARAVIDDVLAPLNLEEIASRLPPKCSGTETVRMARSLVAARHGGERILRCWGGGTGWAVEDAKDKILKLLEEYESGGVVSEACQCIRDLAMPFFNHEVVKKALVMAMEKKNDRMLDLLQEGFNEGLITINQMTKGYGRIKDGLDDLALDIPNAKDKFGFYLEYAKERGWLLPSFSLSYPEAPPNLDASS